TTCTGTGCTTATTATAGTGATGCTTGTCACACTAATATTATTTGCCTCCGGTTGTTCTCAAAAAGCACCAGAGAATGAAACTAAAAAAGTGGTAAATGAAAGCGAGAACTTAACAAAAAAAGCTGAAAATATAGGTGAAAACCTAACAAAGAAAACTTAAAATGAACCTCTATAAATAAAGAGAGGGATGGGATCAAAGGGGGATGAAATTATCAAGGGGGATGAGATTATCGGGAAAATAAAACTTTTCGGTTCTGTGCTTATTGCAATGATGCTTATTTCATTAGTGTTATTCGCTTCCGGCTGTTCTCAAAAGGCACCAGAGAACGAAACTAAAAAAGTGGTAAATGAAAGCGAGAATTTAACAAAAGAAGCTGAAGGTGTTCCACAAGAAATTTTAAATGTCGTGGAAAAAAGTGATAGGAACATTGTGCAAACGTTAGCTGACAGAAACTTCGCAACTCTGGTTGAGCTTATCAACGTTGCGGGGCTTGAGATGACTCTGGCTGAGGATGGAATTTATACTGTTTTTGCTCCAACTGATGAAGCTTTTGACCAACTTCCTGTAAATGCGGTTCCTGCGCTTGAGAACAATACCCAGGAACTGAATAAAGTCTTAACCTACCATGTTGTTGCTGGGAAAATACTGATGAAAAATGATATTGAAAACATGACAAGTATCAAGACACTTGAAGGAAGAGAACTCGCTGTCAATGTGACAGCCAATGGCATTCAGGTTGGAGGCGCAAACATAACAGAAGCGGACATCCTGACCAGCAATGGGGTAATTCATCAAATAGATAAGGTGTTAATCCCACCGCAGTGAAGTGGAAATTACGAGCTTCTCTATGAAGATGACTACAAACAGAGAAACTCTGGAGTCGTAAGAGAAGCTTTCATATTTTTTTTCATTACTTTATTTTTCCTGTTTTCATTCACTGATCCAGATCTTTGCTTCAGGAAACTCTTCATTTCTAAAGGTTTTCACCGGACATGGAATAACAAACTTAAATATTTTAACTGCATCAATTATCCAGTCCACGTCTGAGATAACTGCGATCTTTTCAAATGCAGTGAGGTGCCATATTCCAACCTTGGCATCGTCCCACATGGCATCATGGGTAAAACCTGTGAAATTCTGGCCCAATTGATAGAGCATACGAATCTTCCCGTACTTTCGTATTTTGTCCTCGATTGCAGGAATCAATACCTTTTCATAATCTTCTCTAGTTACCTTACCACTTGCAATAGCTGCAACGACGTTTTCCGGCAAATCCGGTATAATCTCTATCATTTTGCTCCCCTTTTCTATTCTGCTTCATTTAATTACGATACAAAACCAATCTAATTTATTGATCCTTATAAATATAACTTTAACTCGAAAACGTATACTGATTAAAAGCCAATAGATGAATTATGATTGAAACATGAATTCAAATCCATAAATATTTTTTATTAGGAGATTAAAGCGAATATGGCACCTGCACAAAATCCTAAAAGGTTCCTTCACTTCCCCCTCTTCCAGGGAGCATTACCCTCCAACCCTAAACAAATACCCCTGGAAATCACTGCAGGGATCGCATTCGCAGCATTTGCTATTCCTGAGGTTATGGGGTACACTAAGATTGCAGGTATGCCCTTAGTTACCGGGATCTACACAATCCTGCTTCCAATGCTAGCCTTTGCCATTTTCGGGTCATCCCGACATCTTGTAGTCGGAGCTGACTCTGCAACTGCGGCGATTATAGCGAGTGGACTGATAACAATAGCAGTGCCAGAATCTCCTCAATATATTGCATATGCAGGCATGATCGCTCTACTTGTAGCAATCTTTCTTCTTCTTGCAGGCTTGCTACAACTCGGTTTTCTAGCTGATTTCCTTTCTCACCCGGTCCTGATAGGATTTCTTACCGGTGTTGGCATCAGTATCTCGATCTCACAGCTTGGTGGGATGTTTGGGATATCCACAGGGTCATCTGGAACATTTATGCAGCTTGCGTCTTTATTGAGAGACCTGTCTCTTACAAATATTCCCACACTCATAGTCTCGTTATCCGTAATCGGGATTATTATTCTTAGCGAAAGGATTGGAAGCAAAGTTCCAGGTGCACTAATAGCAATCATCGGGGCAATTACTGCAAGCTGGATGTTCGATTTTTCTTTTTACGGGATTAACATCCTTGATACAGTACCCGGAGGTTTGCCTCATCTATCTTTTCCTCAAGTCCCACTTTCTGATATCCCAAAACTCCTTAACATCTCAGTAGCCTGT
The Methanosarcina sp. WWM596 DNA segment above includes these coding regions:
- a CDS encoding fasciclin domain-containing protein — its product is MGSKGDEIIKGDEIIGKIKLFGSVLIAMMLISLVLFASGCSQKAPENETKKVVNESENLTKEAEGVPQEILNVVEKSDRNIVQTLADRNFATLVELINVAGLEMTLAEDGIYTVFAPTDEAFDQLPVNAVPALENNTQELNKVLTYHVVAGKILMKNDIENMTSIKTLEGRELAVNVTANGIQVGGANITEADILTSNGVIHQIDKVLIPPQ
- a CDS encoding STAS/SEC14 domain-containing protein codes for the protein MIEIIPDLPENVVAAIASGKVTREDYEKVLIPAIEDKIRKYGKIRMLYQLGQNFTGFTHDAMWDDAKVGIWHLTAFEKIAVISDVDWIIDAVKIFKFVIPCPVKTFRNEEFPEAKIWISE